In the Populus trichocarpa isolate Nisqually-1 chromosome 8, P.trichocarpa_v4.1, whole genome shotgun sequence genome, AACTTTTGTAAATGCTTTTAGTAGTAAAATTACCAAGAAAAGTATGcatgaattttcaatttattagtAACATTAGTGAGTAttatttagttatatattttaaaaatattacattctagttgtttctcaatcatcccATTAAACTATTTGTTATTCCATCATGAATATAAATCATTTATGATAGCGTAGAGTTGCCTTGATTTTGAGAATATGGAAAAATATCAACGAAAATATCATATCTAATAAAATTAGGGTTGTGATTATATTCTATAAAAGCAACATCTTCTTGAGATTTCTttctaatatagttatgtagtgtcattgatgCTATTATAACCTTGACTTGCGCTTTGTAAGGGTATGCGAACATAATGTGTAAAATTCTTCATCTCTATTTTCATACTATAAATGCACGGTCAATAACGTTGCGAAGTAACAAGTGTACATGATTGAATCGCTCTTCCTGAATTGTTGGTTGTTCTCGAGGTCAAATATCTTGAAAATAATAACTCTCATCTTTATGTAGACCTAAATATTCATACTCATTTAGATATCCAATATCTAgcatcaatcaaataatatttccttGCAATaacaagtaaattttttttttgaaaattcataatACACAtgctataaatttaaataacatttaattattgtaatttatttacctTTAggaggttttaaaaaatttatatttgaattgtcaataactttaaaaaaatataagagtatCATGACCATTGTCTTCCCATTCtgcttaaaaaaacatgaattgcaTATCAAAACTACATACGACTATTACATTGTGTGTTGGCATTCCCTTTTTAccaataaatgaaattttattttcttgagataCATATACACGAACATGTGTACCATTAATAACACCAATGCAATTCTATATGACAAAACAACAAATGTTTGCTAAATATGACAAataatttcaatgtattttttattttaaattactcacttaaaaaatcatttaactaATCTTAAAATGAGGTATAAATCTTAGATtcatagtaatttttaaaagagtatttaaaatttcaggtttttatttaaaatttcaagtttttatgatttaataatatCTACAACAAGTAAACAAATTATCTCAACACTTCATTAAAATATCGATTTATAGTTTCTCCATATTGTTGAAATCTTTCTTGGACATGTATATTCAACGCACTCAAAGCAATTGTATAGAGAGACATTGTCACACCATGCATTTCCACATCTATCTCAGTGATCAGCACaaggaataaaacaaaaaaaaataaaattgcagaaGGATAAGCAATGGCAGCTTTTCTTAGCTATCACTGTCTACTGCAATAagattttctttcctctttgtttttgttctgaTTGTCTCCCAATTACCAGCCTATCAATATTTCAAGCCGTTTGTATTCTTTTTATACAACAAACTTTCAACCTTATCCATCAACAATCCTACAAAACACCACTGTTGTTCTTGATCAGGATGCAGAAATCGCTTGCAAGTTCAAACTAACCTAAATATAAAAGGACTGgtcaaaattagaaaagaacaaaaacaatcttTTACAAACAATAAACAGAGCTACTAGGAGAAGATCTACATTACTCGataatagaacaaaaaaatcaacgaaGAAAGGCAACAAAGTTGAGAATCTATGTGCATGAACTGGAAATTGTTTGCTAGCAGTTTCAAAATCTTGTACAGATGCATAACAACTAAATGggaaaaaacagaataaaaaaataacgtgtctaaatacaaaaaaaattaaaagcatgcAGACCATGTAGCTAATAAGTTGCTGAaaaccaataattaaaaaactcgGTGCTAGAAAATCACTGCATCAAAATGGGATTaccatatttttagaaaatttcaaCAGCGGTGGGTATAGGACGGTGCTCCTTCTAGCGGATTCTCCAACGTTttgctatataaaaaaaggttcgGTTAGTAGATCAACAGCTCTTGATAACAGATATGGAGTGAGAGTGGTGGTATTGAAGGTGAGAGGAGACGTtccaaagaaaagaattaaGGGAGAGGGGGCAGTTTAAAGTTTATTTCCGTCCATAAATTTTAACGGTAATAAGCAACCGGGAATAATATTTGGTTATCTCTTCTGATCAGCTTTCACgtgaaaagcaaaaaataaagtctgagaactttgattttcttatggCCCTCtttataagaatatatatatatatatatatatatatatatatatatatatatatatatatatatatatatatataagaaggcTTTTCCATTGTGtttattaaagatttaattaaaattcttcATACCTCTACATATCAGTAAAAACGACAGCAATTTCCAACGATTTGTTGCCTTAGATGTTACCATGTCTTTCTGGTGAATCTCAGCAGCTTTTGTGGCCTAATCATCGCCCCATTTGTAGAAAGCGGCATGATACTTGTCAAAATTGCGAACGATTTGTTGCAGCCGATATGATAATCAATTTACTCCAAGGCCTCATTCCTTGATGGTTCTTATATCAACTCTTGTGAGAGAGTTTTGAACTAGccaaatagacaaaaaaaaaaaaaaaaaaagaaagaattgatcTTTTATTGAACTTTGTGCTACACATGCCGAATGATCAAACGAAGAACAAGGCCAACGCTTCTTTCAAGCGAGCACTGGAAACAGCGATAGACTCGACTACCTGCCAAATATAGCATTCTAAACAGCCGGCGCGTTCAGCTTATGAACAAAAGTGTTCTTACTCTCTCGCAGTTTCATATTGAAGGAAAGTCGTTCTACCTGACATGTGGACCGACCAACCATAAACGACGAACAGGCAGCATGATTCCATGATCGAATCTCCTACTCATCAAGAAAGTTACCTAGGTTCCGCTAACAAGCTGCTTTACAATGCAATAAGCTGAAgctattgagattttttaacaAGGCAACCTTCTACCACCCTGCTTAAGACAGTCAAGTGAACCTCAAGTGGAAGATACAGCAAAAGAGGTTATTATTAGTCTGGTTAATCTTCATCAGCAAACCCGTCTGCTGAATATATGCCAAACATCAGCAGCAGCACGGATAACTTGTTAGCCTCGTTACTTTTTCCAGCGAACTCATTGGTGAAGTATAGGCTAGACATCACCAGCAGCTATGTTGTGTCTGCATGTATTTTCAACACCAGCCATCTCCTATCATAAAAATTGAATGGTATATAAAAACAGCACTTCAGATAACTAAGGAAACCAAACAAGTGAGGAGGAGCTATAAAGATCCTGTTATGGCATCCTACAGCAGTGACAGACAAGTTAATCTCCACAGTGTTGAAGTACTTACGTTTCCTCAAAATGTTCCTAATTTTTTGAAAGGGAGAACTTTCAGGACAATTCATACTCTTGGCAGGAGATCAGTATTTACAACTTCAATACGAGAGCATATCACCCAATGAAAGGCATGCATGCACAAGCACACATGTATCATTCCATCCAAGTGGTCCAGACTCCCGAGACCAGCCAATCCCAGAAATCAAGATGTCTACCGTCCTGTTTTTTCCTCCCGCAAAAGTTCTTGGTTTCCAGGCACTCTCCTCTCTTGAACAAATTCAAATATTCAATAGTACTAGTAATTTTGGCAGCGCATAATTCAGTTAAttggaaattaatttattatttaaaaaatacatttatacaCCAAATGATTTGTTGAAATATTGCTGTTTTGTAAAATAAACGAGGGCATATATGGAAATACCTGTGAGCTCTTTTTCTACTAAGAAATAGTATGGGGTTATTTAGTTTCAAATACTAGCAAAACAggcaagttgaaaaaaaaaacacaatagcaGGCAATAATAGAAGACGTACTAGCATCAAAACAGAAGGGGTAGTAAAATAATACTGTAGAATAATTAGGAAATTTGATAAATGCCTCCTATTTTTGTTGGGAAAGCAAGGTAATACATCTGGATAAAAATGAAGAGGTTTGACCTGCTATGGATTCTATCTCTATATGGAATTAGATAATAATAAGGGAATTTGAGGGGAAAAAATAAGGGTATTTTACTCTAATGAAATGTTTAGATATAAATGgtactttttatatatagatagatagatagatatggATACTACAAGTATATGAATTTATGTCAAAATAATTGTGAATCATGATTAAGTCATTATTTGTCCTAAATCAGCTAAACAGTTCTAAGTAAATAAAGCTCTACCAAGAAACCATATGGAAAAGACATTTCCAGTACAGAGGGAAATTATCACACGGCTGCAAATATTTACCAAGAAACCGTATGAAAAAGACATTCCTAATACAGTAGGAAATTACCATCCAGCTGCAAATATTTACCTGGGTATCAAACCAGATTGActtcaatattgaagaaaaagagtTACATCTTCCTCATCTAGGATTGGTGGTGGAGTTTTAAATGGAACAGATATAGTGTAGTTGAGTTGGTAATTCACAAGAATTGGACCAAAAATGTTGAACTTTGGAGCACTCCCATAAGCAGCTTCTGCATCTGAACACCTCTTGAAAATTACTCTGGCACGATTGGTATCCCTATCAACTTCTGTCTCAGATTCTTTTAGTGGTCCGAAGCGCCTGAACATCTTATTTAGGCTTATTTCAGAAGGAACTGAATCCACCACAGGGAAATGCATTACAAGCTCTGCCGGGGCCTTCTCATCCACATAACCAACTGGTTTCTGGGTTGATACATCATAACTGCTATCAGAATAGCGTTTCCTAGAGTTTGACCTACCGCTGGGTTTATCTAGAACAACAGGCACAAAAAGATTATCCCTTTTCCTACTTTTACGTGGTGGTTGCTCTTCAGAACCATTTTGAATAACACGGTCTGTCCAATATGTGTCATTCATATCCTCGAATTCAAATGTTTCTGGAAAACCAACAGAAGAATGGGAAGTTTTTCTCTTACCACCTACTTTATCATGCTGGTCCATAACCACCGAGTTCCTGAAATCAGAGAAGAAACTAATGATGATGTTCAAGAAACCAAAGCCTTTCGAGGGATCTTGTGCTGTCAAGTGAAGCTGTGATAGCAATTCATCAAGTGACGAGTATTCTGATGGAACGATCATTTTCTTTATCTCAGCATCCTCAGGATGCACAGATGAAGTATCAGATCCATCCCCAATGAGGCCATCGCTGCTTCCTTCTACCTTCTGGCTATTACACTTCAGGATAGAAGGAGACCCGGTCATTTGGCTAGCAACTCTTTGAATGCATTCGCCAATCTTGAAGGAAGGCTTGGGAAGAGTTGTGGTTGAAGACACTTTTGCAAAAGATATGGTCTTCCTCCCTTCTGTCATAGATGCATCATCAGCAAAGGTATCagcgccttttcttttcttgccagAAGACGGAGAAACTAATTTATTGTTTGCTTTCCCATCAGACGCAATTTCATCATCCAAAGAATCCCACGAGTCACCCATCAAATCAGAcaagtttctctcttttttcctggGACTGATACAATCCTTCAAATTATGTTTGCATTTGCGAGAAGAGCGTCTTTGCGTTTGCAAAATCTCCTCACCAGATGAAATTTGCCCATGATCCTCATAAACAGCCGGTGCATGATCAATCACTTCATCCTCAAATCTTAAAGTATCTGAATTTTCCAACAACCCTCCATAAAACTGATATTCAGGCAGTTCAGAGTAACCTTTCAAACGATAGAAGGCCAGCAACTGAGACTTTGCAATCACAAGCTCCAATCGATTAGCCCCGCCAGCTGGAGTCTGCGCTAATGCTTTCATATAACCCACTAATTTATCTGGTTGAAACAAATCAGCACTTGTATCTTTGTCAACACCATCTCGTGTACTTGCCTCTGGCCGGATTCCAGCACTTTCAAGAACCTGAAACTTGATTTCATCATAAGCATCCTCCGGCACACATGAGCAAGCCAGACCCAGCTCCACTCGTCTTGAAACTTCTTCCAAAGCACAATCAACAGCATTCTGGAATACTTCAGAATTGCTCTGCTTCTCAACCTGAGAAAAGTGTGACCTGAAAGGTTTTAGCAAAGATGCTTCATTCCATGCAAATGTTCGGTCTCCAAAGTATGCTACTAAATAGCAGTCCTTCTTATTATACTTCACTGCTTTCTCAGAGGCATCTGATGGATCAAATATCTGGCCAGGCCACCAAGGATGGCTCCTTACTTTACCCCAGACCAAATCTGATACAGAAAGCTCACCTTCATTATTTGGTGGCAGTAGATAACAAGCCTGATCTGCTTTCTCTGAGCTTCCAGGCTTTGAAGCTGCCAATTTAGCAGATTTCTCCTCGATGCTGTTCAGTTGTTCATTGTCAGTATCCTGTTCTTCAACTTCCATTTCTTTCCCTTCTAGTAAATCAACCTGTTCAGCATCAAGAACGTGTTCTTCAATTGTCATTTCTTGCCCCATATGCGAATCCATCTCAAAAAGACCATGAGATGCACCCTCATCCAAACCTTCTGCAACCTTTAATTGCTGATCGCTttcagcaagctccttgagttcAGTTTGGGGATTCAAAGCTTCCTCATTGCTTGCTATGACATTTTCTTCTCCATCCATGAGCCGAGTATCTAACTCTGTGATCCCAGATTCTGTTTCGGCCTGTGAGCTCTGTTCTTCTACCCTTTTCTTCTCCCCTTCAAGCTCTTCAGCATAAGTAGCCTGTTCTTGACCTTCCATCAGTTGCTCTTCGATTGAATCAACATGAGCAGGATGACAAGATGCACTTTTCCCTGAGCCTTCCTCAGTCTTCAACTGTTGATCCTTTAAAGAAGGATCTGGAACATCAGTGTGTGAGATCAAAACCTCAACATTGTTTGTTAAAGCCACTTCGACATCTATTTCCATCCCTCCACATTCTGTCTTAGTCCTTGTTTCAGTGCTTCCACTAACAATATCAGTTTTCTGCTGTTGCGAAACTGTTATCACTTGCTCTTTATGGAGACCAGCTTCTTCAGCATCATTAACTAAGCATTCAGTTATCACTTTTTTACTCTTTACAGGATTCAGAACCACAATGTTTTCCTTAGCTACAACTCCAGCTCGTACAACTACTTGAGCTGGCTGATACGAAGGCTGTAAATCTGCACATACATTATAGC is a window encoding:
- the LOC7469767 gene encoding uncharacterized protein LOC7469767 isoform X1; its protein translation is MITPKHCFFFFSFSLQKLETPTIPWLPLLNIFTRSKEVLFSMDECKNESVSARSVAELSTVSVSEHVDSGDSEKTTIATTPVVVGSVASEEAQGKIECSSSEDVMAKEVGSCNGDEVMVERSSSEGVDGGCTRDLCDGGGGEARKETAGGCGCAEGDATHSDGGGVAGHLGTHENRDSGVDPSNSGFESSRSAESEEGKPVESGEKGREVSGNSSEASPEVQELRVESEVGQSSKVAESEGEGKAVEGGEEDMEVGGNGDKTSSEVGVADADAHVQSVENASGIGGETQVVVEEVTFVTTEESLKRELVEEGVEGEKIDASQKVTSQEIGLSENESQDQRAENGAGCPSVVVGASVGETQVVEKSELVEEAAGKAEDKDDNVNDALQDSETLEVGVLHDEVWNSGTETAVLTSPSTVEDTSVETEVTEEVAVLANNEGLDPKVEASRSDALERALAGNSEGLISASEGSSVLPEKDGLANPDSKLLDKQTPVADEGRVASTDDENITCPNTEGMDTDGFSESFYFSVEELQGTSETANGSTENGYNVCADLQPSYQPAQVVVRAGVVAKENIVVLNPVKSKKVITECLVNDAEEAGLHKEQVITVSQQQKTDIVSGSTETRTKTECGGMEIDVEVALTNNVEVLISHTDVPDPSLKDQQLKTEEGSGKSASCHPAHVDSIEEQLMEGQEQATYAEELEGEKKRVEEQSSQAETESGITELDTRLMDGEENVIASNEEALNPQTELKELAESDQQLKVAEGLDEGASHGLFEMDSHMGQEMTIEEHVLDAEQVDLLEGKEMEVEEQDTDNEQLNSIEEKSAKLAASKPGSSEKADQACYLLPPNNEGELSVSDLVWGKVRSHPWWPGQIFDPSDASEKAVKYNKKDCYLVAYFGDRTFAWNEASLLKPFRSHFSQVEKQSNSEVFQNAVDCALEEVSRRVELGLACSCVPEDAYDEIKFQVLESAGIRPEASTRDGVDKDTSADLFQPDKLVGYMKALAQTPAGGANRLELVIAKSQLLAFYRLKGYSELPEYQFYGGLLENSDTLRFEDEVIDHAPAVYEDHGQISSGEEILQTQRRSSRKCKHNLKDCISPRKKERNLSDLMGDSWDSLDDEIASDGKANNKLVSPSSGKKRKGADTFADDASMTEGRKTISFAKVSSTTTLPKPSFKIGECIQRVASQMTGSPSILKCNSQKVEGSSDGLIGDGSDTSSVHPEDAEIKKMIVPSEYSSLDELLSQLHLTAQDPSKGFGFLNIIISFFSDFRNSVVMDQHDKVGGKRKTSHSSVGFPETFEFEDMNDTYWTDRVIQNGSEEQPPRKSRKRDNLFVPVVLDKPSGRSNSRKRYSDSSYDVSTQKPVGYVDEKAPAELVMHFPVVDSVPSEISLNKMFRRFGPLKESETEVDRDTNRARVIFKRCSDAEAAYGSAPKFNIFGPILVNYQLNYTISVPFKTPPPILDEEDVTLFLQY
- the LOC7469767 gene encoding uncharacterized protein LOC7469767 isoform X2 — its product is MITPKHCFFFFSFSLQKLETPTIPWLPLLNIFTRSKEVLFSMDECKNESVSARSVAELSTVSVSEHVDSGDSEKTTIATTPVVVGSVASEEAQGKIECSSSEDVMAKEVGSCNGDEVMVERSSSEGVDGGCTRDLCDGGGGEARKETAGGCGCAEGDATHSDGGGVAGHLGTHENRDSGVDPSNSGFESSRSAESEEGKPVESGEKGREVSGNSSEASPEVQELRVESEVGQSSKVAESEGEGKAVEGGEEDMEVGGNGDKTSSEVGVADADAHVQSVENASGIGGETQVVVEEVTFVTTEESLKRELVEEGVEGEKIDASQKVTSQEIGLSENESQDQRAENGAGCPSVVVGASVGETQVVEKSELVEEAAGKAEDKDDNVNDALQDSETLEVGVLHDEVWNSGTETAVLTSPSTVEDTSVETEVTEEVAVLANNEGLDPKVEASRSDALERALAGNSEGLISASEGSSVLPEKDGLANPDSKLLDKQTPVADEGRVASTDDENITCPNTEDLQPSYQPAQVVVRAGVVAKENIVVLNPVKSKKVITECLVNDAEEAGLHKEQVITVSQQQKTDIVSGSTETRTKTECGGMEIDVEVALTNNVEVLISHTDVPDPSLKDQQLKTEEGSGKSASCHPAHVDSIEEQLMEGQEQATYAEELEGEKKRVEEQSSQAETESGITELDTRLMDGEENVIASNEEALNPQTELKELAESDQQLKVAEGLDEGASHGLFEMDSHMGQEMTIEEHVLDAEQVDLLEGKEMEVEEQDTDNEQLNSIEEKSAKLAASKPGSSEKADQACYLLPPNNEGELSVSDLVWGKVRSHPWWPGQIFDPSDASEKAVKYNKKDCYLVAYFGDRTFAWNEASLLKPFRSHFSQVEKQSNSEVFQNAVDCALEEVSRRVELGLACSCVPEDAYDEIKFQVLESAGIRPEASTRDGVDKDTSADLFQPDKLVGYMKALAQTPAGGANRLELVIAKSQLLAFYRLKGYSELPEYQFYGGLLENSDTLRFEDEVIDHAPAVYEDHGQISSGEEILQTQRRSSRKCKHNLKDCISPRKKERNLSDLMGDSWDSLDDEIASDGKANNKLVSPSSGKKRKGADTFADDASMTEGRKTISFAKVSSTTTLPKPSFKIGECIQRVASQMTGSPSILKCNSQKVEGSSDGLIGDGSDTSSVHPEDAEIKKMIVPSEYSSLDELLSQLHLTAQDPSKGFGFLNIIISFFSDFRNSVVMDQHDKVGGKRKTSHSSVGFPETFEFEDMNDTYWTDRVIQNGSEEQPPRKSRKRDNLFVPVVLDKPSGRSNSRKRYSDSSYDVSTQKPVGYVDEKAPAELVMHFPVVDSVPSEISLNKMFRRFGPLKESETEVDRDTNRARVIFKRCSDAEAAYGSAPKFNIFGPILVNYQLNYTISVPFKTPPPILDEEDVTLFLQY